TTTCCATCGTCACCAAATGACACATATGGCGAGTGTCTTAAAACAAGATGGCATTGTTTTTGTCATTATCGCCTTTCAAAAACTCGGAGAAACTCACTTCATTCCATTTGAAAAGTTTTATCCGTTTTGGCAACGAATGCAGAGTGGTGGAAGAAAATCTGTTACTTTAGCAGAAATACAAGATGTATCAGACCAAATTCCTTATGGTCTAAATCCAAGGCTTGACTTTTTGAAAACGATAGAAAAAATATACTTCTAGTCAACCCTTATTTAAAGGAGAGAGATTTTTAATGGCAGATAAACCGCAGACAAGATCTCAGTATCGCAACAAACAAAATGGCAGCTCGAAAAAAAATCCATCTAAGCGAGGAAAACGTGTTGCAGCTAATATTTTCAAAACAATTTTCTTTACAGGATTATTTTTAGCTTTCTTTGGTGTTGCGGCTGGTGCAACTGTCTTTTACAATTATGCAAAAGATGCACCAAAACTGACCGACTCCAAACTACGGGATCCACTTTCGTCCAAATTACTTGATAAGGATGGAAAGGTTTTCGCAGAAGTTGGAACCGAACGGCGGGAATATATTGAATACAAAGATATACCAGATACACTGAAAGATGCAATTTTAACAACCGAAGATGCACGTTTTTATGAACATGACGGGATTGACCCAATTCGGCTTGGTGGAGCTGTTATTGCCAACTTCAAAGACGGATTTGGTTCAGAAGGTGCCAGTACCCTTTCTCAGCAAATCATCAAAATGTCCTATCTAGATTACACGAATAAAACACTAGCAAGGAAAGCTCAAGAAGCATGGCTTGCCCTTCAATTAGAAGAAAAATATAGCAAAGATGATATTCTAGAAATTTATGTTAATAAAGTCTATATGTCAGATCGTGTTCATGGGATGCAAACGGCTTCTGAACATTACTTCGGCAAAAATTTAAACGATTTAACATTGGCACAAACAGCTTTAATTGCCGGTATGCCTCAAAGTCCCAATAATTATAATCCTTACGATCACCCAGAAGCTGCCAAAAAGCGTCGTGATCAAGTTTTAACCAACATGTATTCGCATGATAAAATCACGAAAGATGAAATGACAGCTGCTCAAAAAACACCTATTAATACTGGTCTTCGTTCACAAAAAGATCGTGAAGATAAAATTTATAAATATGATTCCTATGTAACACAAGTTTTAAGTGAAATTCCAAAAGAATATGATGTTTATCGCGATGGTTTGACTATTTATACGGCTCTTGATCGTGATGCCCAAGAATACACGGAAAAAATGCTTAATACCAATGAAATCGTTAATTTCACAGATGATGAAATGCAAGCCGGTATTGTTTTGCAAGATACTAAAACCGGTCGAGTTCAAGCGATTGGCGGCGGGCGTAATCAAACAGTTACTCGTGGCTATAATTATGCAACACAAGTGAAGCGTTCAGTCGGATCAACAATGAAACCAATTGCCGATTATGGACCAGCTTTTGAATATTTAGATTGGTCAACCGCACACATTTTAGAAGATGAGCCTTATACGTATACTGGTGGAACTCCTATTAATAACTGGGATTTTGGCTATAAAGGACCTATTTCTGTTCGTCAAGCACTTTACCAATCAAGAAATATTCCAGCACTAAAAACTTTACAAGCAGTCGGCTTAGATAAATCCGAGCAATTTGTTAACAAGCTTGGTATCACTTATGATGAAGGTCAAAATGTTGAGTCTAACGCAATCGGAGCAAATAGTTCCAATCCGATGCAAATGGCTGGTGCTTATGCCGCTTTCGGAAATAAAGGAATATACAACAAACCACATACTGTCACCAAAATTGTTCTATCTGATGGCCAAACCGAAATTGATACTGAACCAAAAAGTACGGTTGCAATGAAAGAATCTACTGCTTATATGGTCTCTGATGTTCTAAAAGATGTTCTTACAATTGGAACTGGTACATCAGCAGCTGTTCCAGGACTTAAAGCAGCTGGTAAAACAGGTACAACAAACATTCCGCCAGAATTCACTTCACAGTATTATTACCCTAGTGGCGCAGCTCGTGATTCCTGGTTCGCTGGTTACACTACAAATTATTCTATCGCTGTATGGACAGGTTATGATGATAAGAAAAAATATGTTTCGCCAAGTGAACAAAAAATTGCGCAATATATGTTTAGTAAATTAATGGCACATGCATCTGAAGGAAAAACAACCGAAGATTTCAAAATGCCAAGTAATGTTGTTTCCATCCCAATTTTAAAAGGTAGCAATCCAGTCGCTCGTGCCGCATCTGGTACATCTAGCGATAAAGTAAGCTATGAGCTATTCATCGCTGGCACTGCGCCAACAAAAACGGCTTCTACTCCAGAAGACGAGAAGAAGACAAAAGAAGCAGCGGCGAAGAAAAAAGCGGAAGAAGACAAGAAGAAACAAACAGAAGAAGAGAAAAAGAAAGCAGAAGAAGAAGCGCAGAAAAAAGCAGAGGAAGAAGCTAAAAACAAAGAAGTTTCTGCCCCAACCAGCTTAAAGGCAAGTTATGATGGCAATTCGAAGCAAATCAATGTTTCGTGGGCAGCAGTCGATGGTGCAACTTATGAAGTAACTGTGAATGGAACGACAACGACTGTCTCTTCCACTTCCGTTTCTGTAAGTGGTGGCAATCCGGGTGATACGATATCCATTAGTGTTATCGCCCAAAAAGATGGGAACAAGAGCCCTGCTGCATCGACTACTGTCAAAATACCTGCCGAAGAATCATCTGAATAGCACAAAAAAGTCTGAGACAAAAGGGAATTGGATAATTCCTAATTGACTCAGACTTTTTCTTTATGCGATTAAATGCTTATTTTTCGATACTAAATAGGATTTTGCCATTGGTCTTGCTTTAGTTTTTAAAAACAGGTTTGCTTTTTTCAATCAACCACTTTTCTGCACTTGAAATAGTATGATCCTTATGATAAATGAACATTTGTCGGAGTTCCGAGTACTTATCGGGTAGCGTTTCATAGACCTGAATATTATATTTTACTGCAATACTTTCGGGAATTATTCCAATCCCTAGTTCATTTTTGCAAATATCAAAAAGTGTTTCAACAATATTAATTTCCGAGATAGAAGTATTTTGGATATTAAAATCATTCATTAGTTTGGTGAGCGCTCTATAAGAATAACATTGCTTACTAAAAACGTATAAGCGCTCTTCCGTTAATATTTTTTGCAGTGGTATTCCTTTTGTTTTGCCAATGAAAACTAATTTATCACGCGACAGCATCTCAGATATAATTTGCTTGTCTTGAAATAAATTTTCCTTTTCCAGTTCAGCCACATAAGCAATCGTTAGTTCTCTATTTACTATTTTATGTATTAATTCATTAGTAGTTGCACTGACGATTGACAATTTTTTATTTGGAAACTGTGAATAAAAGTCTTTAATGATAGTATTAAATTGCATAGGAAAAGTGGACTGGGGAATACCAATCAAAATATTTTCTTCTTTGTTACTAATAATAGCAGTGGTTTCCTCCCAGAGCAAAATCATTTTTTTAAATTGTTGATAGAGTTTCTCCCCATTCTGAGTTAGTTCAACACCATTAGAGTGTCGAAAGAAGAGTTGAGTATCAAACTGTTTTTCTATATTTTTTATTTTATTAGACATATTAGATTGTAAATGCTGTAATTCACTTGCAGCGGCAGAAATACTTTTAAGTTCCGCAACTTTATTAAAAGCTCTCATATTCTCAATATCCATAATGTACTCCTTCTGATATCAAAATTAATGATACCTCTATATGATTTATGCATTTCAAATGATATTAAAGATAGATTATACTTTACTTACCATTTAAATTCAAGAAATCTAGTAAGTACAAAAAATCAAAGTATCATTAAAATTCCGAAAAAATGTTTGTATACTAGTTTTACTAAATGGTGGGAAGTGAGTTTAATTATTTTATTGATACAATTGGAGGAGAAATAATGAATACTACCATTCAACAATTATTTAAGCATGTTTCCGTTCGAGAATTTAAAAAAGAGCCCTTATCTGATGAGGTCAAACAAACTTTAGTAGCAGCGGCCAGAAGTGCTGCTACTTCTCATTTCGTTCAAGCTTTTTCTATTTTAGAAATTACGGATCCAGCGTTACGGGAGAAATTAGCTGAGGTTACGGATAGCGCTTCTTATGTCAAAGAAACAGGAACCTTTTATGTGTTTATTGGTGATTTATATCGCCAATCTAAACTTTTACTTTCGAACAATCAATCCTTAGATAGCTTAAGGAATATGGAGTCTTTATTAGTGGGAGTGGTGGATGCGACGATTGCAGCTCAAAATATGGTTGTTGCAGCAGAATCATTAGAACTAGGAACCTGCTATATTGGTGGAATCCGAAATGACATCGAAAAAATTTCTGAGTTGTTAAATTTACCCCCTTTTACGATACCGCTTTTTGGACTAACTATCGGCGTTCCGGCACAAAAAAATCAAGTCAAACCACGTCTTTTACTTGAAAATCAAGTAAGCGAAAATCAATATCCTCATGAACAATTCGCAAATTTAAAAGCGTACGAAGCGTTAACAAGAGAATATTATGCCTTACGTGAAAAAAATGAACAACAAACTTCTTGGGCTGATAAGAATATCGAATTTTTTAAAGAGATACGAAGACCAGAAATTGCAGCTTTTTTGAAAAAACAGGGTTTTACGTTAAATTAAAATAGATTTGCGCTTACTTTCTAAATGGAAAAATACGTAACAGAAATCTAAAATCAGATTTTGTTACGTATTTTTCTCATTAAACAGGAAATTATTTTTTCGCAATTAATTTACGCTGCTCTAGTACTAATTCATTTAACTGCCGAAATCCTAAATAAGTATTTCCACGCTTTAATACATATTCCAACCGTTCTTCTAAGTTTAATGGCTTCATATCAAGAGTGCTAATTTGTTCCATCAAATTATCTAGTTGAACCGGACGATGATTACTCCAAAATAAAATGGATAAAAAAATACCAAGTGCATCTCTTACCACAACTGGAGCAGGTTTTTTATGTACTTTTAACTCTTTTTCCATACTTTCTGCCAAATTCGTCATATGTTTCGCAAGTTTTCGGCAAGCTTTATCCGTTTGGTTTTTCCATGGGATAACGCCGCCACCTCTCGTATAAAATTGCTGCTCTTGCCAAAAAGGTAAGCCACTTACATAGATAGATTCAGAATCATATTCTTCTGCTACAACATCAGGCGCAGGGAAATCAGGATGGGCTAGCTCCACTGCATATTTAAACTCAGCCATCAAATCCCCTCACTTTCGCTTGTTTTTTTCCTTCGCGACATAAATAAAGAAGTGGACATGTCGGACATTCTGGGTTTCTTGCTTTACAATGATATCGGCCAAAGAAAATCATATAATGATGCGCATCTGACCATAATGATTCTGGTAATTTGCGTTTTAATGTCTCTTCTACTTCCACTACCGAATCTTTCCATCTACATATACCAAGTCGTTTGCTAATCCGCTCTACATGGGTATCAACAGCTATTGCAGGCACTCCGAAGCCAACAGATAAAACTACATTAGCCGTTTTTCTACCAACACCTGGCAAGCTTTCTAGTTCACTATGCGTCCGAGGCACTTTCCCGTTAAATTCTGTTAACAATTTTTGTGATAATCCTTGAATATTTTTTGCTTTATTCCGATATAAACCGATGGAACGAATATCATCCATCAGTTCTTCAAGTGGAACAGCCAAATAATCTTCAGGTTTATGATATTTTTCAAAAAGAGAAGCCGTTACTCGATTCACTAATACATCTGTGCACTGGGCAGATAAAACCACAGCTACTAAGAGTTCAAACGAATTTTTATGAATTAGCTCACAGTGAGCCGCTGGGAACATTTTAGCCATTTCTTCAATGCATAAGACAGTTTGTTTATTAGATAGCAATTTAGTCTCGTCACCCTTTTCTTTTTTCAAGCCAGTCATATAATGGTATAGATCCTGCGCTTTTTTTCACTTGATTTTTGTTTATCGTTTGTGTTGTTCGCCCGTTTTGATGAAACTCTTCTGCCACTCGTTTGGCATCATCTATTGTTTTGACACCTTGTTTTGACCAGTTGAGCAATATTCTATCAATATAACGGAAATTTAATTTTTGGGAAATAACAGCCTCTTTTAAAGCTTCTTTGATTAAGTCAGGGTTAGTTTTATCTTGATCTAACCAAGCAGACAACATTTCTGCTTCCATTGGTGAAAGTGGTCTCCCAAATTCCGATTCAAAAAGACTATATAGATTCGTTTGTTTTTCCATTTGTTTTGCTTGTCTGTCTTCCGATTCGATATTTTCATATAGGGCGACTAATTTCCCCCAAAGTGGTGCTAAACTATATCGTTCGGAAATCATTTGAGAAGCATCTTGCCCTTGTTCGATAGCAATCATACCTTTTTTTAGAAGGGAGTCCATCGTTTTAATTGTCTCTTCTAGTCGTAGGGTTGTTCGTTCCGTTAACATTTCCATAGAAGGGAAAAATTCAGCATCGACTGCAAATGATTGAATTTGCAGCAATAACATCATTTCCATCTCCTTTAAGCCAATCGCTGTATAATTTTTCACTAGGACTTGAGGCAAAGTTACTTGCCCTTCATTCATCCAACTTTCAAGCATTTTTTGATTCATTTTAAACACCTCACTCCAAAATTATAACATGGTTTTCGAGGGAAAAATATAAAAGTAGAGATAAAATAAAGAAATCCCTTAGAAAATGCTTTTATGGCCGAGAAAAATAGTAGCTAACAAACAACTCATACATAAGAGCGTAGGATGATGTATTCCATTCTACGCTTCCTTTTTATATTCGTTGTCTTTCGTATACTTAGCAAATAGGTTTATTTATTCTCTCGTTTATTTACTTCTATTGTAATAAATTCAGGTAAATAGTTAGGAGTACATCCCTTTGCCACTTTTTCTTCTTTATAAAGCCCAGTCTTTTCACCTATTTTCATACAACGGGCACGATACTTTTTATCATAAACACCTATCCATCCAGCCGTGAAATTCATCGCCCATTGCACTTCTGGTTTTTCTTGCCTAATGTTAGCTTCTAACGCGGAAAGCAAATATTCAGTGTTGTCTGGTGGTCTTTGTCCCGTCCATCTAAGGCGAGCTTGATAATACCAAAAAATTCGTCTTTGAAGAGCAGATGGACTATCTTCCCACGACTCCATCCATGTAATTGTCATCTTATCTTTCATAAGTTGATTAGCCATTAACCAATCCATTAAATTATTTCGTTCGTCATAAGAATGCACTTGCATGTCTTTATCCAATTTATTTAAAAAATCTTGTGTAAGAAGCTTTTTATCCATAATCAAAATTGCTAGTAGCCGAGGTAAGAATTCTTTAGTTCCCCAAAGTTCCAAGGCTACTCCATGATTTTTTTTAATTTCTTTTGCAAGTTTTCTTAAATCACCGAGCTTTGTTTGATCATCTATCTGCGTTAAAATGCTTTCTAATTTGGAAGAATGCATCGTTTTTTTATCCATTTTTCCCATCCCCTTTATGGAGTAGTATTTTAAATCTTGTGTCAGTTTTCTTTTCCCCAATGACTTCCGCTATAATTCTTATTGTAATTGTAGCATATTTATTTATGACAAAAAAATAGAGACATATTTGAATGCCTCTATCTAACTGAAATTAAATGATTATTATGGGTATAAACGATTTAACAAGCGTGGGAATGGAATTGTTTCACGTACATGTTCAGTTCCTGAAATCCAAGCGACTGTGCGTTCTAAGCCCAGACCGAAACCAGAGTGTGGCACAGAGCCGTAACGAGCTAAATCAATATACCAGCTATAAGCTTCTTGATCTAAATCAAAGTCTTTCATTCGTGCTTGAAGTGTTTCTAAGTCATGAATACGTTCAGAACCACCAATAATTTCACCGTAACCTTCTGGAGCAATCATATCTGCACACAGAACTACTTGATCATTTTCTGGATCTTCTGGCATGTAAAATGGTTTAATAGCTTTTGGATAATGGGTAATGAAAACAGGTTTTTCAAAACTATCAGCAATGGCTGTTTCGTGTGGAGCACCGAAATCGTCACCCCAAACAATATCATCAAAGCCAAGTTTGTGTAATAAATCTATTGCTTCTGTATACGTAATGCGTGGGAACGGGGCAACCATTTTTTCTAAATGACTGATATCACGTCCAAGTCGATCTAGCTCTAAGCGACAGTTATCAAGTACTGCTTTCACTAAAAATGCCACATAATTTTCTTGTACTTTCAAGCTATCTTCTAATTTATAAAACGCCATCTCTGGTTCAATCATCCAGAATTCGATTAAGTGACGACGTGTTTTCGATTTTTCAGCACGGAATGTTGGACCAAAGGAAAATACTTTTCCAAATGCCATTGCTGCTGCTTCCATATATAATTGACCACTTTGAGAAAGAAAGGCATCTTCTTCAAAATATTTAGTATGGAAAAGTTCCGTTGTTCCTTCTGGTGCACTGCCTGTCAAGATTGGTGGATCAATTTTTAAGAATCCTTCTTTATTGAAAAATTCGTATGTAGCACGGATAATTTCATTACGAATTTTCATAATCGCATGTTGACGACTAGAGCGTAACCATAAATGACGATGATCCATTAAAAATTCTGTTCCGTGTTCTTTTGGTGTAATTGGATAATCATTTGATTCACTGATTACTTCTACACCAGACACTGCCAGTTCATAGCCAAACGGGGAGCGTGTATCTTCATTAATTGTCCCAGTAACAAACAGGCTTGTTTCTTGTGTCAATGCTTTAGCGGTAGCAAAAACTTCATCGCCTACTTCCGCTTTCACGACAACACCTTGCATAAAGCCAGTTCCATCGCGTAGTTGTAAGAATGCGATTTTACCACTTGAACGTTTATTCGCTAGCCATACACCAATTGTTACTTCTTTTCCGACAAATTCGGATGCTTGATTGATTGTTATTTTCACTCGTCTACACTCCCTATTTCATAAAACTTTTTATTCGATTTATAGCTTCTTGGAATAAGTCTGGGTTTGTTGCATAAGAAAGACGTATATAATCGGGCATTCCGAATCCTGAGCCTGGAATAACTGCGACTTTCGCTTCTTCTAAAAGAGCTGCTACAAACGCGTCTACATCCTGAAAACCTTTTTTATGTGCCGCTTCTTTTGCATCAATAAAGAAGTAAAAAGCGCCATCTGGTTTTTTTGGTTTAAATCCTGGAATACTTTGTAGTTCTGGATAAAAGCGTTCCATTCGTTCTTCAAAAGCTTGGTACATTTTTTCAGGTATTTCTTGGCTACCAACGTATGCTTCCAGTGCTGCATATTGCGCGTTGACTGTTGGATTACTCGTTAAATGATCTGCGAGTTTACTCATTCCGGCGATAAGTTCTTTATTGGCAGCAGCATAGCCAATTCGCCATCCCGTCATTGAATAAGCTTTTGATACGCCATTGATGAGAATCGTTAAATCATATAAGCGATCACTTAAACTAGCAATGGAAACTAAGTCTTGTTTATTTCCATAGTATAATTTTTCATATATTTCATCAGATAAGATATAAATCTGATGTTTTTCTGCTACTGCTCCAATAGCCGCTAATTCTGCCTTTGTATAGCACATACCAGAAGGATTATTAGGTGAGTTCAGCACAATCGCTTTCGTTTTTTTCGTAATCGCTTTTTCAAAATCAATAGCAGAAATTTTGAAGTCGACATCAAAACCCGTTTCTACAAAAACGGGAACTCCACCAGCTAGTTTGACTTGCTCCGGGTAAGTAACCCAATAAGGGACAGGAATAATAACTTCATCACCGGGATTCAAAATCGTTTGAAATGCGGAATATAAAACATGTTTTGCACCAGTTCCTACGAAAACTTGATTCGTTTCATAGTTTAATGACTGGTCTTTTGCCAGCTTGTCGACAATCGCTTGTTTTAATTCGATAATCCCGCTAGAAGGCGTGTACTTAGTAAATCCTTTATTCATAGAATCTACAGCTGCATCGATGATATTTTGCGGAGTATTGAAATCTGGCTCCCCAGCACCTAACCCGATAACATCCATTCCTTCTTGTTTCATTTGTTTCGCTTTTGCCGTAATCGCAAGTGTAGGCGATGCGGCCACTCCTTTGACACGTCTTGATAACGGTAAGTCCATTTAATTCCCTCCTTTTATTTTTACAAGTTTTCTATTTCTCGGTACCATTCACCTGTTTCAAAATCAATATCAAAATAATTTAGGTTATCATTCTTATCTATATAAGCGACTTCCCAAATTGGTGTTCCTTTTTCCATACCTAAATTCGCATGAAGAATTTTCTTTGGATTCTTTTCTTTCTCGACTTTATCACGTGCTTGTTGTTCTGTGATACCATCAGAGGCGAATTTAACATATACTTTGCCGGATTTTTTCTTAGGAACCCAGACAATGATATTTTTATTCTTACTATTCTTGCCTGTTAATACGTAATACACTTCTTGCGGACCATTGTATAAATAAAATTTGTCAGTGGACTGTAAATCTACTTGCCCGCTTATTCGGTCTAAAGCTTCGGTTTCTGCTTCTGATACTGGTTTTTCCGCGTATTTGACATACAGAAAAACCGCCACAATAAGCACAATAACTATGCCGAGAATAATCGCTATCCATTTGCCAATCTTACGCTTAGGTTTTCTATTTCGCAAAATAATCTCGCTCATTTCTATTTCTAAATTACCGGAAGTCCATCCGGCGATATGCAATTTCATTTTCGCATAGATACATTATAGCAATAGCCGCCATATATTTGAAGTCATATCAAGAAAAATTTAATCTTCCTTAAAGAATTCACTAACTTCTTCTAATAAATCGGCTTGGTTTCCTTTTAAAATGGGTGCACTAGGGATAGAATCTAAAAATACTTTTCCAAACCTGGTTGTATCAACACGATTATCAAAAACAAAGACTATCCCCCGATCAGATTCCCGACGAATTAAACGACCGAAACCTTGTTTAAAACGAAGAACAGCTTCTGGCAAAGAATACGTTTGAAAAGCATTTTCACCACGCTCTTTCCGCAGGGCAATTTGGGCCTTTGTATACGGATCGTCCATCGGTGCAAATGGTAACCTAACGATGACTAAACACGATAAGTCCTCACCCGGAATATCTATCCCTTCCCAAAAGCTAGTAGTCCCTAGTAAAATCGCTTTATCAAACATTTGGAATTGCTTCGTTAATCTTGCTGCACTTCCTGCCGAAACGCCCTGTGCAAGTAAAACATATTCTTCTAGCGACTTCTCATTTTTCATATGATAATACGTTTTCTGGAGCATTTCAGAAGCAGTAAATAAGACTAACATTCGTCCCTTTGTTTTGACAGCAATATGGCGAATATATTTGGCTAGCTCCGTTGTGTATCGTTCCATCGGTGTATCTTTAATTGGTGGCATATCATCAGGAATCATCA
The nucleotide sequence above comes from Listeria ivanovii subsp. londoniensis. Encoded proteins:
- a CDS encoding penicillin-binding protein 1A, which encodes MADKPQTRSQYRNKQNGSSKKNPSKRGKRVAANIFKTIFFTGLFLAFFGVAAGATVFYNYAKDAPKLTDSKLRDPLSSKLLDKDGKVFAEVGTERREYIEYKDIPDTLKDAILTTEDARFYEHDGIDPIRLGGAVIANFKDGFGSEGASTLSQQIIKMSYLDYTNKTLARKAQEAWLALQLEEKYSKDDILEIYVNKVYMSDRVHGMQTASEHYFGKNLNDLTLAQTALIAGMPQSPNNYNPYDHPEAAKKRRDQVLTNMYSHDKITKDEMTAAQKTPINTGLRSQKDREDKIYKYDSYVTQVLSEIPKEYDVYRDGLTIYTALDRDAQEYTEKMLNTNEIVNFTDDEMQAGIVLQDTKTGRVQAIGGGRNQTVTRGYNYATQVKRSVGSTMKPIADYGPAFEYLDWSTAHILEDEPYTYTGGTPINNWDFGYKGPISVRQALYQSRNIPALKTLQAVGLDKSEQFVNKLGITYDEGQNVESNAIGANSSNPMQMAGAYAAFGNKGIYNKPHTVTKIVLSDGQTEIDTEPKSTVAMKESTAYMVSDVLKDVLTIGTGTSAAVPGLKAAGKTGTTNIPPEFTSQYYYPSGAARDSWFAGYTTNYSIAVWTGYDDKKKYVSPSEQKIAQYMFSKLMAHASEGKTTEDFKMPSNVVSIPILKGSNPVARAASGTSSDKVSYELFIAGTAPTKTASTPEDEKKTKEAAAKKKAEEDKKKQTEEEKKKAEEEAQKKAEEEAKNKEVSAPTSLKASYDGNSKQINVSWAAVDGATYEVTVNGTTTTVSSTSVSVSGGNPGDTISISVIAQKDGNKSPAASTTVKIPAEESSE
- a CDS encoding LysR family transcriptional regulator; the protein is MDIENMRAFNKVAELKSISAAASELQHLQSNMSNKIKNIEKQFDTQLFFRHSNGVELTQNGEKLYQQFKKMILLWEETTAIISNKEENILIGIPQSTFPMQFNTIIKDFYSQFPNKKLSIVSATTNELIHKIVNRELTIAYVAELEKENLFQDKQIISEMLSRDKLVFIGKTKGIPLQKILTEERLYVFSKQCYSYRALTKLMNDFNIQNTSISEINIVETLFDICKNELGIGIIPESIAVKYNIQVYETLPDKYSELRQMFIYHKDHTISSAEKWLIEKSKPVFKN
- the nfsA gene encoding oxygen-insensitive NADPH nitroreductase, with protein sequence MNTTIQQLFKHVSVREFKKEPLSDEVKQTLVAAARSAATSHFVQAFSILEITDPALREKLAEVTDSASYVKETGTFYVFIGDLYRQSKLLLSNNQSLDSLRNMESLLVGVVDATIAAQNMVVAAESLELGTCYIGGIRNDIEKISELLNLPPFTIPLFGLTIGVPAQKNQVKPRLLLENQVSENQYPHEQFANLKAYEALTREYYALREKNEQQTSWADKNIEFFKEIRRPEIAAFLKKQGFTLN
- a CDS encoding YpoC family protein → MAEFKYAVELAHPDFPAPDVVAEEYDSESIYVSGLPFWQEQQFYTRGGGVIPWKNQTDKACRKLAKHMTNLAESMEKELKVHKKPAPVVVRDALGIFLSILFWSNHRPVQLDNLMEQISTLDMKPLNLEERLEYVLKRGNTYLGFRQLNELVLEQRKLIAKK
- the nth gene encoding endonuclease III, which produces MLSNKQTVLCIEEMAKMFPAAHCELIHKNSFELLVAVVLSAQCTDVLVNRVTASLFEKYHKPEDYLAVPLEELMDDIRSIGLYRNKAKNIQGLSQKLLTEFNGKVPRTHSELESLPGVGRKTANVVLSVGFGVPAIAVDTHVERISKRLGICRWKDSVVEVEETLKRKLPESLWSDAHHYMIFFGRYHCKARNPECPTCPLLYLCREGKKQAKVRGFDG
- a CDS encoding DnaD domain-containing protein, whose amino-acid sequence is MNQKMLESWMNEGQVTLPQVLVKNYTAIGLKEMEMMLLLQIQSFAVDAEFFPSMEMLTERTTLRLEETIKTMDSLLKKGMIAIEQGQDASQMISERYSLAPLWGKLVALYENIESEDRQAKQMEKQTNLYSLFESEFGRPLSPMEAEMLSAWLDQDKTNPDLIKEALKEAVISQKLNFRYIDRILLNWSKQGVKTIDDAKRVAEEFHQNGRTTQTINKNQVKKSAGSIPLYDWLEKRKG
- a CDS encoding DNA alkylation repair protein, whose protein sequence is MDKKTMHSSKLESILTQIDDQTKLGDLRKLAKEIKKNHGVALELWGTKEFLPRLLAILIMDKKLLTQDFLNKLDKDMQVHSYDERNNLMDWLMANQLMKDKMTITWMESWEDSPSALQRRIFWYYQARLRWTGQRPPDNTEYLLSALEANIRQEKPEVQWAMNFTAGWIGVYDKKYRARCMKIGEKTGLYKEEKVAKGCTPNYLPEFITIEVNKRENK
- the asnS gene encoding asparagine--tRNA ligase, which produces MKITINQASEFVGKEVTIGVWLANKRSSGKIAFLQLRDGTGFMQGVVVKAEVGDEVFATAKALTQETSLFVTGTINEDTRSPFGYELAVSGVEVISESNDYPITPKEHGTEFLMDHRHLWLRSSRQHAIMKIRNEIIRATYEFFNKEGFLKIDPPILTGSAPEGTTELFHTKYFEEDAFLSQSGQLYMEAAAMAFGKVFSFGPTFRAEKSKTRRHLIEFWMIEPEMAFYKLEDSLKVQENYVAFLVKAVLDNCRLELDRLGRDISHLEKMVAPFPRITYTEAIDLLHKLGFDDIVWGDDFGAPHETAIADSFEKPVFITHYPKAIKPFYMPEDPENDQVVLCADMIAPEGYGEIIGGSERIHDLETLQARMKDFDLDQEAYSWYIDLARYGSVPHSGFGLGLERTVAWISGTEHVRETIPFPRLLNRLYP
- a CDS encoding pyridoxal phosphate-dependent aminotransferase, which translates into the protein MDLPLSRRVKGVAASPTLAITAKAKQMKQEGMDVIGLGAGEPDFNTPQNIIDAAVDSMNKGFTKYTPSSGIIELKQAIVDKLAKDQSLNYETNQVFVGTGAKHVLYSAFQTILNPGDEVIIPVPYWVTYPEQVKLAGGVPVFVETGFDVDFKISAIDFEKAITKKTKAIVLNSPNNPSGMCYTKAELAAIGAVAEKHQIYILSDEIYEKLYYGNKQDLVSIASLSDRLYDLTILINGVSKAYSMTGWRIGYAAANKELIAGMSKLADHLTSNPTVNAQYAALEAYVGSQEIPEKMYQAFEERMERFYPELQSIPGFKPKKPDGAFYFFIDAKEAAHKKGFQDVDAFVAALLEEAKVAVIPGSGFGMPDYIRLSYATNPDLFQEAINRIKSFMK